Proteins co-encoded in one Flavobacterium fluviale genomic window:
- the yidD gene encoding membrane protein insertion efficiency factor YidD translates to MLSKILIYPFVLLVRFYQTAISPFTPASCRFEPTCSTYMIQALQTHGLFYGGFLGVKRILSCHPWGRSGYDPVPEKKCSHKH, encoded by the coding sequence ATGTTATCCAAAATTCTAATATACCCATTTGTGCTCTTGGTTCGTTTTTATCAAACGGCAATTTCTCCGTTTACACCGGCATCCTGCAGATTTGAACCTACTTGTTCGACCTACATGATCCAAGCTTTGCAGACCCATGGATTATTCTACGGCGGGTTTTTAGGAGTAAAACGCATTTTAAGCTGTCATCCTTGGGGAAGAAGCGGTTACGATCCTGTACCAGAAAAGAAATGCAGCCATAAACATTAA
- a CDS encoding acyloxyacyl hydrolase, which yields MEKTFSYYAVGSIGPLITDAETERMSKGFAFADVLAVGFTASYDIFQIDIRPSLRHVSNAGLGSSNAGYNTKNVEFSIFV from the coding sequence ATTGAAAAAACATTTTCCTATTATGCTGTAGGAAGTATAGGCCCATTGATAACAGATGCAGAAACAGAAAGAATGTCTAAAGGTTTTGCTTTTGCAGATGTTTTAGCCGTTGGTTTTACGGCTTCTTACGATATATTTCAAATTGATATTCGTCCGAGTTTGCGACATGTATCTAATGCAGGCTTAGGAAGCTCAAATGCGGGTTATAACACAAAGAATGTAGAGTTTAGTATTTTCGTATAA
- the folE gene encoding GTP cyclohydrolase I FolE: MINNEDFLDEIGDSHFSSNAKNPLREDAFDLTDDEKIEKIKKDVENILQTLGMDLTDDSIKGTPNRVAKMFVKEIFGGLNPAKQPKASTFDNNYKYGEMLVEKNITVYSTCEHHLLPIIGRAHVAYISSGRVIGLSKMNRIVEYYAKRPQVQERLTMQIVQELQKALGTEDVACVIDAKHLCVNSRGIKDIESSTVTSEFGGKFKDPQTKREFLDYIKLETQF, translated from the coding sequence ATGATAAATAACGAAGATTTTTTAGACGAAATAGGTGACAGTCATTTCAGCAGTAACGCCAAAAACCCTTTAAGAGAAGACGCTTTTGACTTAACTGATGATGAAAAAATAGAAAAAATAAAAAAAGATGTCGAAAACATTCTACAAACTCTTGGAATGGATTTGACAGACGACAGCATTAAAGGAACTCCAAATCGAGTTGCAAAGATGTTTGTTAAGGAGATTTTTGGAGGTCTTAATCCTGCAAAACAGCCAAAAGCTTCTACTTTTGACAATAATTACAAATACGGTGAAATGTTAGTAGAAAAAAACATTACCGTTTATTCTACCTGCGAACACCATTTACTTCCAATTATCGGACGTGCTCATGTTGCTTACATCTCAAGCGGAAGAGTTATTGGTTTATCTAAAATGAACCGTATTGTTGAATATTATGCTAAAAGACCTCAGGTTCAAGAGCGTTTAACAATGCAGATTGTACAGGAACTTCAAAAAGCTTTAGGAACAGAAGATGTTGCGTGTGTTATTGATGCTAAACACCTTTGCGTAAATTCACGCGGAATTAAAGATATCGAAAGCAGCACTGTAACTTCTGAATTTGGTGGAAAATTCAAAGACCCTCAAACGAAGAGAGAATTCTTAGACTATATTAAATTAGAAACTCAATTTTAA
- the lgt gene encoding prolipoprotein diacylglyceryl transferase: MTHALNFVWNPSEGINLGFFMIRYYSLMFVIAFLLGWFLMKKIFERENESLEKLDSLFVWTVLATLIGARLGHVFFYDWEYFRNHLLEIFLPVRFEPKFEFTGFQGLASHGAAISIIVAMYFYSKKILKRSLLWILDRIVIPVASGAIFVRLGNFFNSEIIGNETTSSFGVRFLHDTFSKNEAVQKTGIADPIEAYNAIAADPKFANVLAEVPARHPAQLYEAFSYIFVFAILYFLYWKTNTRLKTGYLFGLFLVLLFVVRFIVEFVKESQGGIEENLGYFSTGQWLSIPFIIIGLFFIIRAQRNPLAQS, encoded by the coding sequence ATGACACACGCCTTAAATTTTGTTTGGAATCCTTCAGAGGGAATTAATTTAGGATTTTTTATGATTCGCTATTACAGCTTAATGTTTGTAATTGCTTTTCTTTTAGGATGGTTCCTAATGAAAAAGATTTTCGAAAGAGAAAACGAATCACTAGAAAAATTAGATTCTCTATTTGTTTGGACAGTTCTGGCAACTTTAATTGGTGCACGTCTAGGACATGTTTTCTTTTACGATTGGGAATATTTCAGAAATCATTTATTGGAAATTTTCCTTCCTGTCAGATTCGAACCAAAATTTGAATTTACAGGTTTCCAAGGACTAGCAAGTCATGGAGCTGCGATTTCTATTATTGTCGCCATGTATTTTTACAGCAAAAAAATATTAAAGCGATCACTTTTATGGATCTTGGATAGAATCGTAATTCCTGTTGCCAGTGGTGCTATTTTTGTTCGTTTGGGGAATTTCTTCAATTCAGAAATCATTGGAAACGAAACTACATCTTCATTCGGAGTTCGTTTTTTACACGATACATTCAGTAAAAATGAAGCTGTACAAAAAACTGGAATTGCAGATCCAATCGAAGCCTACAATGCAATCGCAGCAGATCCAAAATTTGCCAATGTATTAGCCGAAGTTCCTGCAAGACATCCAGCCCAATTGTACGAAGCATTCTCTTATATATTTGTATTTGCTATTTTGTACTTCTTATACTGGAAAACCAATACAAGACTAAAAACCGGCTATTTATTTGGATTGTTTTTAGTTCTTTTATTTGTAGTACGTTTTATTGTAGAATTTGTAAAAGAAAGCCAAGGCGGTATAGAAGAAAACTTAGGTTATTTTTCTACAGGACAATGGTTAAGCATTCCCTTTATTATAATCGGATTATTTTTCATTATTAGAGCACAAAGAAATCCTTTAGCGCAATCATAA
- the cysS gene encoding cysteine--tRNA ligase, translating to MPLYSSQPLKIYNSLSGEKEDFKPIHEGNVGMYVCGPTVYSNVHLGNVRTFMSFDVIFRYFLHLDYKVRYVRNITDVGHIVDDVDEGEDKIAKKARLEQLEPMEVVQRYTVDFHDILKAFNFLPPSIEPTATGHIIEQIEIIKKIIATGIGYEANGSVYFDVVKYNETNNYGVLSGRNIEDMLANTRDLDGQSDKRNPQDFALWKKAEPEHIMRWPSPWSDGFPGWHLECTAMSTKYLGNHFDIHGGGMDLKFPHHECEIAQNEACTGQSPVNYWMHANMLTLNGKKMAKSTGNNILPGEILSGDNNILSKPFSASVTRFFMLQAHYRSILDFSDDAIVAAEKGYKRLMEAVDALPNIAAANTSSIDFAAWKQLCYDAMNDDFNTPILIAQLFEAVRYINLLKDGKETITANDLADFTTAVNAFVFDVLGLSDEKNADGDNDKLEGVVNMLIGMRNQARADKNFALSDQIRDQLIALGIQLKDGKEGTSFSIQ from the coding sequence ATGCCACTATATAGCAGTCAGCCCTTAAAAATATACAATTCACTTTCAGGTGAAAAAGAAGATTTCAAACCAATCCATGAAGGAAATGTTGGAATGTATGTTTGTGGACCTACCGTATATAGTAATGTCCACTTAGGAAATGTGAGAACTTTTATGTCTTTTGACGTAATTTTTAGATATTTTCTGCACTTAGATTACAAGGTGCGCTATGTTCGAAATATTACCGACGTAGGACATATCGTTGACGATGTTGACGAAGGCGAAGATAAAATTGCAAAAAAAGCACGTTTAGAGCAGTTAGAACCTATGGAGGTTGTACAACGCTACACTGTCGATTTTCATGATATCTTAAAAGCATTCAATTTTCTGCCTCCAAGCATTGAGCCAACTGCAACTGGGCATATTATTGAGCAAATTGAAATCATCAAAAAAATTATAGCAACAGGAATCGGCTACGAAGCTAACGGATCTGTATATTTTGATGTTGTAAAATATAACGAAACCAATAATTACGGTGTTTTAAGCGGTAGAAATATCGAAGATATGCTAGCCAACACACGTGATCTTGACGGACAGTCGGACAAAAGAAATCCGCAGGATTTTGCACTTTGGAAAAAAGCAGAACCAGAACATATCATGAGATGGCCCTCACCATGGAGCGATGGTTTTCCTGGCTGGCATCTTGAATGTACTGCAATGAGTACCAAATATCTTGGAAATCATTTTGATATTCACGGAGGCGGAATGGATTTAAAATTTCCTCACCACGAATGTGAAATCGCACAAAACGAAGCCTGTACAGGTCAATCTCCAGTTAACTATTGGATGCATGCTAACATGCTGACTTTAAACGGAAAGAAAATGGCTAAATCGACTGGAAATAATATTTTACCAGGCGAAATTCTGAGCGGCGATAATAATATTCTAAGCAAACCATTTTCGGCTTCTGTTACTCGTTTCTTCATGCTGCAGGCACATTACAGAAGTATTTTAGATTTTTCTGATGATGCAATTGTTGCTGCAGAAAAAGGATACAAAAGATTAATGGAAGCAGTTGATGCTTTACCAAATATCGCTGCAGCTAATACCAGTTCTATTGATTTTGCAGCATGGAAACAGCTATGCTACGATGCAATGAATGACGATTTTAATACGCCTATTTTAATCGCACAGCTATTTGAAGCCGTTCGCTATATCAACTTATTAAAAGACGGCAAAGAAACTATTACTGCAAATGATTTAGCAGATTTTACAACAGCTGTAAATGCTTTTGTATTTGATGTTTTGGGTCTTAGCGATGAGAAAAATGCCGATGGAGATAATGATAAATTAGAAGGTGTTGTTAATATGCTTATCGGAATGAGAAATCAAGCTAGAGCAGACAAAAACTTTGCCCTTTCAGATCAGATTAGAGATCAATTAATTGCTTTAGGAATCCAACTAAAAGACGGAAAAGAAGGAACATCATTTAGCATTCAATAA